The Glycine soja cultivar W05 chromosome 19, ASM419377v2, whole genome shotgun sequence genomic sequence CTAGAATCTTATTTCTCACCCTTTGTTGACAAACGTTGTTTTTCCAGTGACTGTGGATACTTGTGAGTTTCAAGctcaatatttttagtttagaCTCTTTAGAGGATGGGGAACTCTTGTCTTGCTTAGTTAACGGAGCAGACTACTTGTGAGTGCGTTGAAGAAGGGGGAAATCTTCATTTGAGAGCTCAAATGACCGCGAATTTCCATCCATGTTTGTCTTAGAAAGAACCTTTGCCAATGGAGCAGACTCTTTGACTTGTGCTGACAAAGGAAGGGGGAAATCTTCATTTAAGAGCTCAGACAACCTTGAATTACCATCCTTGTCTGTCTCAGAATGAACCTTTGTTAACGGAGTAGACTCTTGAGCTTGTGTTGGCGGTGTAGCCTTGTAAACGTTTGGAATAAGGGGGAAGTCTTCATCTGAAAGCTCAAATGGTTTTGTCTCAGTATGAAACTCTTTCTCTTGCTGACTTTTGGGAGATGATTTGAGTAATGCATTGTGCTTTGCATAAGGAAATCTCCTTGGCCTGTTTGCCTTCGCATGTATATCCCAGTAGCAATTATAACTCTACAAGATGTAACCATTTTGAGGGTGATATAGTGTGTTATTACATAAATAGATAAAgtttgataagaaagaaaatctaCCAAGTCAGGTATATATGTCCCTGTTCCTCGTGATCTTCCTCCTTTTCCAAGGCTGTAAGTTGGATGAAAGAGTGTTTGTCCTGGGATATATACATTGGTACCACTTTGATAAAACATACTCCAATTTTGCTGTGCTGATAATGCAGGAAAATCGCCTTCACTCCAGTTTAGTTGTGTCGATAGTGCAAGGATATTGTCCTGATGAGGTGGAGATGGAAAATGGGAAGGTACAGTTGTTACTGGCATGGCATAATTAGGATATTGTTGAACATATTGTGACCAACCATAGTAACTATCGTAATCTCCACTGAGGACAGACTCTTCAAATCTTCCAGTACCAAATGGAGAAACAGGAACGCCAACATCTGCCCTTTCCCCTTTCCCATTATTTTCCAAAGTGTTGAAGAAAAACTTCTCAAGTGCTGCACCCATGTTTTCTCCCGCGAGAGTGAGGATTTGCTTTAGCCTTTGAGAACCGAGGGAAAAAGCAAGTCTTATTCGACTCAAATTGCCTGCAGGAAGTATAAAGGTAGTATATAAATGGAAGAGAACTATATGTTCTAAAAAAGTAACCATTATAAGTTTGAAATAATGTCATGAAGCATCACAATCTCCAATTATTTCAACATCATATATAAAACTGTAAAGTCACTACTGGAGTATATCAAATATAGATATATCTAAAGTGATATTTGAGTAAGCCTTGATgcaatttttcaccagcatgCTAAGTTGTAGTGAACTTATAGATGTTCttaaaccatacataaagataTTCTCCactataaaaacttttccatgGGGTAATACTAGGATCTACATAAATTTCTCAAGTCCTTTGATCATTATTATGAAGCAAAACCTATAAAACAATTAAAGTACAAAAAATAGTCACCATAATCCATTGATGCTTTAGAAGACAAAATTACCTATGTTGACACTACGACCTAGGttgttattatttcttaaaGGATCCAAGATGTTCATGTGCTTAACAGGAAATGCATTGGTCATTGTCTCAGATGCCTTTGCTTTGGAAGAGCACATATCCCTATAGTTTTTTAGAAACTCTTTCTGGAGCAAGAATTCACCCTGATCATATTCTGGTGTATCTGCAATGAGCAAGTTGGGATACATCAATGACTGTAGATTGAAAATACATCCAATAGCTTATGCATCGCAACACAACACTTACCAACAATTTCTGGAAGGGAGGATAAGACTTTTGGACCCCATATACTAATATAATTATGCTCCCAATCAAATGAGCTGTAGTAGTCCAAAAATACGTATAACACCTGCTAGTAGTAGTGATTCATTGGTTTTATTGTTCTCGATTTAAATACCAATGTTGAAGGGGTGCAAAGAATATTGTCGATAGAAGACTTGACTCACCGCTAGAGGACCCCGCACTGACGAATGAAAACgattgataatatataagacTAATATTTCTGTCGCATATGTTGATAACAGGCCACAATGTGCACCAAGAATTCGACTTTCATAGTAGCACCAGGATTTGATTAAGATCACACTGCGTTTGAAAATATGGTTCTTTCCAACAAGTTGGTCaacctaaaaatttattgttagttaacaaaattagcaaagcctaaatagaaataaaaaagaaaatttgaatggAGACAAATTTTTTATGGTCTTCTATTCGTAATCATTCACACTATTTTTGACTCTACATGATCCCGAAAACATAACTTAAGAATGTATAGTACACATTCTAGAAAGAGACATGGCAGAAAAGCCGATATGTAAAAACATAACaagaaattaagtaaaaatgtcAACATGACTTTGAAACACAAAAAGAGCAGTAAATCtttataaatttgatataaTGACTTTTAACACTTCATATATTCACAATTACAACTTTGACTAACCACATATAAGATCTACTTAACTATCAAGTTCAAGCATACAAAAATTGTGCAAACGAAAAGTAGCTCGAGTGAGATTTAATCTTATTGAAATTAAAGAACACCAATTAAGTgtcaacattaattaattaatagtaaacattaattaatacaAATACCTGCTCCAAAAAGAATAAAGTATAGAGTCCAGCCATTTGATTGAAAGAGATGTCAACTGGTATATTTTTCACTGTACATTTCACAACCTGAACCTACAACCCATCatccaaacataaaaaaggaagtCTAATAAAGTTGAGATATCCTTTTAACAAAAAGAACATTAAACACTACTTTCTAATTAAGTCAAACAcagaaaatgattaattttgaatataaaaagGTAATTATAACCgtttaaatagaaaattttgtttCCAAACCTGTGCACGTATATGTTCTATGTCTTTTACTTGGTATTCAGAGTCATCTTCACTTTTAAGTATATTGCATACTGCTCGTACCAAATCCTCCTCTTCATCTTCATGACTAAGAGCTGTCAAGTCGATATCTCCATCAGGAAGATAGGTTTTTAGAGGAAAAGAACCAAATGGGAAAACCTGAAGTTGATCCACAGAGGTAAAACTTTCATTTATGATCACAACTGTAATGGTATAAACATAATGAAATCAACTTGTTAATGgcaccaaaaaaatttaaggtaGCAAtgaggtttaaaaaaaaattgtaaatttgaaattgaagcaTTTTCCTTTTGGAAATAGTGTCCAGTTCCTGATTTCAACAATGTTCACTACTGCAATCAATTTTCTGGCCGTAAATGTTAAGCTGGTAGCATACAATTCACGCATGCTTATGATTTTATGAAgtatcaattcatattaaatgGAAAAAAGCTTTAATATATATCTGGTGATCTAGGTAAGAAAGAGTAAGTGCGCATGCGCGCTCAGTGTAAAGTAAACAAAACACAACATGGAAAGCTTAAGACTTGCAAGTGATAACCCGATTTTCCATGgcatgatttttatgttttttagatATCTAAATATAAGAGGGGAAAAGGATGAAGTCTAAAGGGGAAGGTGTCAATTTGCGCATATACTGTATGGTGAAAGTATACAATAGCCAACAACAtgctaaaaaaatcatgttaaagaCAATAAgacaatagaataaaaatataaataataggcttaaatattttcttatttcttacaattttatgttttttttctttttgttcttgtaattatttttggttttaattcttacaaattatatttgttttgattttggttcttaaaaaaataatttagttagtgctttagataataaaaaaatacaatctaAATTGCttaaaagatggaaaaaaaaacaatcataatttattaggataaaatattttttttattaattatgagaattaaaaaagtatttaaacacaaataataaaatcactttcaaatctaattggttttaaaaacaaagtttgataggaaaaaaggaaaaagaaaaaaagtttttcacctttaatttctaaaaagaaatcaaagaacATTCATAAcatacataaaaacataaaaacagaaCTAATTATACACAAATCATTTAAAGCACCTAACGCTGCAAGAACACCCAACTAATTATGAGGGCAAGAAAGCAAATTCActaaacaaagaaaagaccaaatGTAGGAAACCAACTTTggcaataaaaatttacaaatatgattattagatcaaaatactCTAACCTGTGCACCACAATACTCTCCAATCAGCCTCTGAACATAATCAATAATATTCTTTCTGTTCACCTCAGATAATACATTGGGTTGAATTGTCCATAATATCTCTTGCGCCCTCTCTTCAATCATCCGCCATAGTTCCTCATCAATTGATAACAACTGACTAGGCAAGGAGGATGGTAACAAATTTTCTTGTTTATCATCCATTGCTGCAGAGATTATAATTTACTTAAGCCTGCAGCAAAAAAAACCTAGACAACAACACAAACATAATATCTCATCATTAACTTTAGCCACACATGAAAACAGCAAAACAACCCATATAACTAACATATATTTACAAGAGAACATCATTCGTGAAAGAATTAGGCAAATTCCATTTGGGTGAACCTAGGATTAAACATGGGACATTTATACctagttatatttaaaataaatgagcCAATATTGCAGGGTAATAATTGTTAACTGAAGACACATCTAGCTTTAGATTCCTTGCCTAATTTTAAAACCATTTGTATATTAGCTACGGGTTTTGAAGCACTTGTAAACTTTACTGGCTTCTGTTGTATAGAAAATCTAAACCAATTAACTTCAAGAGCTTCGAAGCTGGCCATATGCAAATCTATCAAATCAGCAGTTCATAAACATTTGAGATTTAGGATATCATAAGCAGCAATAACAACCACCAAGCTTCATCCCATTAGGCAAGGTTGGTTGCATGGATCAAACAAGATGTTACAGCatatcacaattcacaaacaTACACAGACATCAAGATTCACAAAAATTAGAACTCAACACTGGGATTCCAAGGAAGGCTAGAAAAAATTAACACCACAAATAATGAGAACTCAACAATTCAATCACACAAATAACGAGGACAAAGAAGGTAGATCGAGAGCAACTATAGACAAAAAACAAATGACTCAAAAAATGAGTACTTTGGGGTCATAGAATTTCTCCCATGAGGCCCCAATATTGCAGCCATATACCTCAATGATCGTCACCTACAACAACACCAAGTTCAGGGAAAGAAAAATTTACTACATAAACTGCAGAAAGTTTCTAGCAATGCAGGGTTGCAAGCTCTGAACTTCAACTTCTACGTTCAGACCAATTAAAGCACTAAGGAAACTCCCTCTCCATCAAAGTCACTGACTCT encodes the following:
- the LOC114399966 gene encoding uncharacterized protein LOC114399966; the encoded protein is MDDKQENLLPSSLPSQLLSIDEELWRMIEERAQEILWTIQPNVLSEVNRKNIIDYVQRLIGEYCGAQVFPFGSFPLKTYLPDGDIDLTALSHEDEEEDLVRAVCNILKSEDDSEYQVKDIEHIRAQVQVVKCTVKNIPVDISFNQMAGLYTLFFLEQVDQLVGKNHIFKRSVILIKSWCYYESRILGAHCGLLSTYATEILVLYIINRFHSSVRGPLAVLYVFLDYYSSFDWEHNYISIWGPKVLSSLPEIVDTPEYDQGEFLLQKEFLKNYRDMCSSKAKASETMTNAFPVKHMNILDPLRNNNNLGRSVNIGNLSRIRLAFSLGSQRLKQILTLAGENMGAALEKFFFNTLENNGKGERADVGVPVSPFGTGRFEESVLSGDYDSYYGWSQYVQQYPNYAMPVTTVPSHFPSPPHQDNILALSTQLNWSEGDFPALSAQQNWSMFYQSGTNVYIPGQTLFHPTYSLGKGGRSRGTGTYIPDLSYNCYWDIHAKANRPRRFPYAKHNALLKSSPKSQQEKEFHTETKPFELSDEDFPLIPNVYKATPPTQAQESTPLTKVHSETDKDGNSRLSELLNEDFPLPLSAQVKESAPLAKVLSKTNMDGNSRSFELSNEDFPLLQRTHK